AGCCTCTGCATCTCCCCCGCGCCGCCCCTGGCCAGCCTCTTCGCCAGCACTGCGCCCCCCAGCGCCTCCCGAGCAACCTCCTCCAGGTCCTCGCCGTGGAGGAGCCTCCCGCGTATGATCCCGGCGAAGCTGTCCTTAGCCAGCTCAGCCGACCAGAGGATGGCTAGGCCCCTCCAGGCCTCCTCCGCTAGATCCCCGGGGCTCAGCCAGCCTGCGTTGAAGAGGCTTGTAGCATGCCAGGCCTTCAGGCTGCACCAGTACCAGGAGCCTATACTGCTAGCCGCCACCACCGGGGGCCCGCGGCTCCGGGCGAGCCTCCCCACCAGCACGAGCACCCTGTCGAGGCATATCAAGCCTCAGCCCAGGCTCGGCCTCTAGCCCCTCCCAGGGGTAGTAGTCTCTACGCCCCAGAAAGGGGGAGGGAGGCCCCGGGCCTCAGGCAGCCACCGGGGGCCGTGCCGGAGGCCTGGGGCCGCGGCTAGGGGGAGGGCTGCGAGGAGAACATGGGCTGGGCTAGCCGCGGGGCTGGAGGCAGGGCAGGGGCTCGGGGGCTACTTCTCCTTCTTGAGGCTTGATGTCTCTACCACTAGGACGTCCACCTTATGGCTTATGGACACTACCTTGTTGGAGACGCTGCCCATTATTAGCCTCCTAAGCCCGCTTAGGCCGCGGCGGCCGACCACTATCAGGTCGCAGTCATTGCTCTCGGCGAAACTTACAAGCTCGTCAGCGGGGTCGCCTATCAGTAGCACGGGCTCCACGTCCTCGAGGCCGGACGTCTCCTTTATCTCCTTGACGAGTTTCTCGAGGCTCTGCCTGGCTGGCTGCACCAGCTCCTCCACGACGGGCTGCTCCGGGATCACCATCTCGCCGAGGAACACCGCGGGCGGAGGCACCACGGTGGCTACGCGGAGCCTGGCGCCCAGCAGCTTGGCCAG
The sequence above is a segment of the Pyrodictium occultum genome. Coding sequences within it:
- a CDS encoding universal stress protein, with amino-acid sequence MVYTCIVVGYDGSPASRLAVDKAVKLAKLLGARLRVATVVPPPAVFLGEMVIPEQPVVEELVQPARQSLEKLVKEIKETSGLEDVEPVLLIGDPADELVSFAESNDCDLIVVGRRGLSGLRRLIMGSVSNKVVSISHKVDVLVVETSSLKKEK